A window of the Gossypium hirsutum isolate 1008001.06 chromosome A03, Gossypium_hirsutum_v2.1, whole genome shotgun sequence genome harbors these coding sequences:
- the LOC107940402 gene encoding uncharacterized protein, protein MTVFSSLGQSVRVDKLFKGVPLEVQGVVFPTNLMELPFREFDIILGMDWLVKHRAKLDCATKRLVLRTSAEEEVVVIGERRDYLSNIISALRVEKLVRKGCEAFLAYVSNFETKSLVVGNVRTIKEFMDAFPKEFLGLPPDREVEFRIELLPGTANVYLKTDKEHDEQLQIVLQILRQKQSYVKFSKSEFWLQEVTILGHVVSSEGIRVDPQKIEVVLGWKPPRAVSEIRSFLGLAG, encoded by the exons ATGACGGTGTTCAGTTCGCTAGGACAATCGGTCAGGGTGGATAAGTTGTTCAAGGGTGTGCCCTTAGAAGTTCAAGGGGTTGTATTTCCTACAAATTTAATGGAACTGCCATTCagggaatttgatattattttaggcatggattggctagtgaAGCATCGTGCGAAgttggattgtgctactaagcGGTTGGTGTTAAGGACTTCAGCGGAGGAGGAGGTGGTTGTAATAGgggagcgaagggattatttgtctaataTAATATCAGCGTTAAGAGTCGAGAAGTTGGTTCGCAAGGGTTGTGAGGCTTTTCTGGCGTATGTTAGCAATTTTGAGACTAAAAGTCTTGTTGTTGGAAATGTTAGAACTATTAAGGAGTTTATGGATGCTTTTCCAAAAGAGTTTCTGGGCTTGCCTCCAGACCGAGAGGTCGAATTCAGAATTGAGCTTCTACCAGGGACAGctaatg TGTATTTGAAAACCGATAAGGAGCATGATGAACAATTGCAGATTGTTCTTCAAATTTTGAGACAGAAGCAGTCGTACGTAAAATTCAGTAAGTCCGAGTTTTGGTTGCAAGAGGTGACAATTCTGGGTCACGTGGTGTCTTCCGAGGGGATTAGGGTCGACCCTCAAAAAATTGAAGTCGTGTTAGGATGGAAACCACCAAGGGCagtatctgagattcgaagttttctgggtttagcggGTTAA